The following proteins come from a genomic window of Mycobacterium sp. DL:
- the dxs gene encoding 1-deoxy-D-xylulose-5-phosphate synthase, with translation MLEQIRGPADLQHLTQVQLDDLAREIRDFLIHKVAATGGHLGPNLGVVELTLALHRVFDSPHDPILFDTGHQAYVHKMLTGRSQDFGTLRKKDGLSGYPSRTESEHDWVESSHASSSLSYADGLAKAFELSGHRNRHVVAVVGDGALTGGMCWEALNNIAASQRPVVIVVNDNGRSYAPTIGGFAEHLAGLRLQPGYEKVLDEGRKAVRGVPVIGEFCYQCMHSIKAGIKDALSPQVMFTDLGLKYVGPIDGHDEHAVESALRHARGFNAPVVVHVVTRKGMGYPPAENDEDDQMHACGVIDPMTGLATTVPGPGWTAAFTETLIRLAATRRDVVAITAAMPGPTGLSAFRERFPDRFFDVGIAEQHAVTSAAGLAMGGMHPVVAIYSTFLNRAFDQLMMDVALHKLPVTVVLDRSGVTGPDGASHNGMWDLSILGIVPGMRVAAPRDGARLREELGEALDVDDGPTAIRFPKGDVGEDIPAIERRGGVDVLAVPAEGMSEDVLVVAVGPFASMALAIAERLRNQGIGVTVVDPRWVLPVPGEIATLAVNHKLVVTLEDNGVHGGAGSAVSAALRRAEVDVPCRDAALPQQFFDHASRGEVLAAVGLTERNIARQITGWVAAQGASVNDEEISEHLD, from the coding sequence ATGCTCGAACAGATCCGCGGTCCCGCAGATCTGCAGCACCTGACGCAGGTCCAGCTCGATGATCTGGCCCGCGAAATCCGCGACTTCCTGATCCACAAGGTTGCGGCCACAGGTGGGCATCTGGGACCCAACCTCGGCGTCGTGGAACTGACGTTGGCGCTTCACCGCGTCTTCGACTCGCCCCACGACCCCATTCTGTTCGACACCGGTCATCAGGCCTACGTGCACAAGATGCTCACCGGTCGCAGCCAGGACTTCGGCACGCTGCGCAAGAAGGACGGGCTGTCGGGCTATCCGTCACGGACCGAGAGCGAACACGACTGGGTCGAGTCCAGCCACGCCAGCTCCTCGCTGTCCTACGCCGACGGCCTGGCGAAGGCCTTCGAACTCAGCGGACACCGCAACCGGCATGTGGTGGCGGTGGTCGGCGACGGCGCGCTCACCGGTGGCATGTGCTGGGAGGCGCTCAACAACATCGCCGCATCCCAGCGGCCGGTGGTCATCGTCGTCAACGACAACGGGCGCAGCTACGCGCCCACCATCGGCGGGTTCGCCGAGCACCTCGCCGGCCTGCGGCTGCAGCCGGGATACGAGAAGGTGCTCGACGAGGGCCGCAAGGCGGTGCGGGGCGTGCCGGTCATCGGCGAGTTCTGCTACCAGTGCATGCACAGCATTAAGGCGGGCATCAAGGACGCGCTGTCACCGCAGGTGATGTTCACCGATCTCGGGCTGAAATATGTCGGACCGATCGACGGTCACGACGAACACGCGGTGGAGAGCGCTCTGCGTCACGCCCGTGGTTTCAACGCTCCGGTCGTCGTGCACGTCGTCACCCGTAAGGGCATGGGCTATCCGCCCGCCGAGAACGACGAAGACGACCAGATGCACGCGTGCGGAGTCATCGACCCGATGACAGGGCTGGCGACGACGGTGCCCGGCCCCGGGTGGACGGCGGCGTTCACCGAAACCCTGATCCGGTTGGCGGCCACGCGGCGCGACGTCGTGGCGATCACTGCCGCCATGCCGGGTCCGACGGGTCTCAGCGCGTTCCGCGAGCGTTTTCCCGACCGGTTCTTCGACGTGGGCATCGCCGAGCAGCATGCGGTGACATCCGCTGCGGGCCTGGCCATGGGCGGTATGCATCCGGTGGTCGCGATCTACTCGACGTTCCTCAACCGTGCCTTCGATCAGCTCATGATGGACGTTGCGCTGCACAAGCTGCCGGTGACGGTGGTCCTCGACCGGTCCGGGGTCACCGGCCCCGACGGCGCGAGCCACAACGGCATGTGGGACCTCTCGATTCTGGGCATCGTGCCCGGCATGCGGGTGGCGGCGCCGCGCGACGGCGCCCGGCTGCGTGAGGAACTCGGCGAGGCGCTCGACGTCGACGACGGACCCACCGCCATTCGCTTCCCGAAAGGCGATGTGGGCGAGGATATTCCAGCGATCGAACGTCGAGGTGGCGTCGACGTGCTGGCAGTCCCGGCCGAGGGGATGTCCGAAGATGTGCTGGTGGTTGCGGTCGGGCCGTTCGCGTCGATGGCGCTCGCCATCGCCGAGCGGTTACGCAACCAGGGGATCGGCGTGACAGTCGTCGACCCGCGGTGGGTGCTACCGGTACCGGGTGAGATCGCGACGCTTGCGGTCAACCACAAGCTCGTCGTCACCCTCGAGGACAACGGTGTGCACGGCGGGGCCGGTTCAGCGGTGTCGGCGGCGTTGCGGCGCGCTGAGGTCGACGTGCCGTGTCGTGATGCCGCACTGCCCCAACAGTTCTTCGACCACGCGTCCCGTGGCGAGGTGCTCGCCGCCGTCGGGCTGACCGAGCGCAACATCGCACGCCAGATCACCGGTTGGGTGGCCGCGCAGGGTGCTTCGGTCAACGACGAGGAGATCAGCGAACACCTCGACTGA
- a CDS encoding prolyl oligopeptidase family serine peptidase, with amino-acid sequence MRTTRLVRALGVVVLVIAGLVAGGATAQAAEPRWSGLDSRGYAGQIPAPGGLIATVPLDPALSVAGAGDAYRILYSTLDQHGRPAVSTAAVFVPKSAPPQGGWPVIAWAHGTVGLGDDCTPSARPRSERDNEYLTHWLEQGYAVVGSDYAGLGTPGLMSYLNSVTTARGVVDSVLAVHHMGLPLSPNWAVVGQSQGGGAAIATARWASEFSAGSSLDYRGVVATGTPANVENLVKQAGPEMALPPELGPVANAYTAYIVAALREARPDLDLNRVLTPTGRAAADQAETQCLAELSAGLADMKVSQFFNAPASSIPGFDEAVDQFMGIPTSGYDRPSFLGVGLLDRDVPPNLTLRFYDQLVADDQVVELKVYPDEDHGGTVLASLPDSTPFLARQFG; translated from the coding sequence ATGAGAACCACCCGGCTCGTTCGAGCCCTCGGCGTCGTTGTCCTGGTCATCGCGGGACTTGTTGCCGGCGGCGCCACGGCGCAGGCCGCGGAGCCGCGTTGGTCGGGTCTGGACTCTCGCGGATATGCCGGGCAGATCCCGGCCCCCGGTGGGCTGATCGCCACGGTCCCGCTCGATCCGGCGCTGTCGGTGGCCGGCGCCGGTGATGCCTACCGCATTCTGTACTCCACTCTCGACCAGCACGGCCGGCCGGCTGTCAGCACCGCCGCGGTGTTCGTGCCGAAAAGCGCGCCGCCGCAGGGCGGTTGGCCCGTCATCGCGTGGGCGCACGGGACGGTCGGGTTGGGTGACGACTGCACGCCGTCGGCGCGGCCGCGCAGCGAACGCGACAACGAGTACCTGACGCACTGGCTCGAGCAGGGCTACGCGGTCGTCGGCAGCGACTACGCCGGACTGGGCACGCCCGGATTGATGAGTTACCTCAACAGCGTCACCACCGCGCGCGGGGTGGTGGATTCGGTTCTCGCCGTGCACCACATGGGTCTGCCATTGTCACCGAACTGGGCCGTCGTCGGTCAGTCGCAGGGCGGGGGAGCGGCCATCGCCACGGCCCGCTGGGCCAGCGAGTTCAGCGCCGGATCCTCGCTGGACTACCGCGGCGTCGTCGCCACCGGCACCCCCGCCAATGTGGAGAACCTGGTCAAGCAGGCGGGACCCGAGATGGCCCTGCCGCCCGAGTTGGGCCCCGTCGCGAATGCCTACACCGCCTACATCGTCGCCGCCTTGCGCGAGGCCCGCCCCGACCTCGATCTCAACCGTGTCCTGACCCCGACCGGCCGTGCTGCCGCGGACCAGGCCGAAACACAGTGCCTCGCAGAGCTCTCCGCGGGCCTGGCCGATATGAAGGTGTCCCAGTTCTTCAACGCGCCCGCGTCGTCGATACCGGGGTTCGACGAAGCCGTCGACCAGTTCATGGGCATTCCGACGTCAGGTTATGACCGGCCGAGTTTCCTCGGGGTCGGGTTGCTGGACCGGGATGTCCCACCGAACCTGACGTTGAGGTTCTACGACCAGTTGGTGGCCGACGACCAGGTCGTCGAGCTGAAGGTCTACCCCGACGAGGATCACGGCGGCACGGTCCTGGCGTCGCTGCCGGACTCGACGCCGTTCCTGGCGCGACAGTTCGGTTGA